A stretch of the Veillonella parvula DSM 2008 genome encodes the following:
- the tuf gene encoding elongation factor Tu: protein MAKEKFERTKPHVNIGTIGHVDHGKTTLTAAITKVLAEKGQADFQDYSMIDKAPEERERGITINTAHVEYETANRHYAHVDCPGHADYVKNMITGAAQMDGAILVVSAADGPMPQTREHILLARQVGVPAIVVFLNKADMVDDEELIELVEMEVRELLSSYEFPGDEVPIVVGSALKALEGDAQYVAKIDELMDAVDSYIPTPVRDTDKPFLMPVEDVFTITGRGTVATGRVERGQVNVGDTVEVVGLKEKAEQYVVTGLEMFRKVLDSAVAGDNVGALLRGVDRKDIERGQVLAKPGSINPHTKFKAEVYVLTKEEGGRHTPFFSNYRPQFYFRTTDVTGVVNLPEGVEMCMPGDNVTMEIELITPIAIEEGLRFAIREGGHTVGAGVVTEIEG, encoded by the coding sequence ATGGCAAAAGAAAAATTTGAACGTACGAAACCGCATGTTAACATCGGTACAATCGGTCACGTTGACCATGGTAAAACTACTTTGACTGCTGCAATCACTAAAGTATTGGCTGAAAAAGGTCAAGCTGACTTCCAAGATTACAGCATGATTGATAAAGCTCCAGAAGAACGTGAACGCGGTATCACAATTAATACTGCACACGTTGAGTATGAAACTGCTAACCGTCACTATGCACACGTTGACTGCCCAGGCCATGCTGACTATGTTAAAAACATGATTACTGGTGCGGCTCAAATGGACGGCGCTATCTTGGTTGTATCCGCAGCTGACGGCCCTATGCCTCAAACTCGCGAACACATCTTGTTGGCTCGCCAAGTTGGTGTTCCTGCAATCGTAGTATTCTTGAACAAAGCTGACATGGTTGACGATGAAGAATTGATCGAATTGGTAGAAATGGAAGTTCGTGAACTTCTTTCTTCCTACGAATTCCCTGGCGACGAAGTACCTATCGTTGTAGGTTCCGCGTTGAAAGCTTTGGAAGGCGATGCTCAATATGTAGCTAAAATTGACGAATTGATGGACGCTGTAGACTCCTACATCCCAACACCAGTTCGTGACACTGATAAACCATTCTTGATGCCTGTGGAAGATGTTTTCACAATCACTGGTCGTGGTACAGTAGCAACTGGCCGTGTTGAACGTGGTCAAGTAAACGTTGGTGATACTGTTGAAGTAGTAGGCTTGAAAGAAAAAGCTGAACAATACGTAGTAACAGGTCTTGAAATGTTCCGTAAAGTGTTGGATTCTGCAGTAGCAGGTGACAACGTAGGTGCATTGCTTCGTGGTGTTGATCGTAAAGACATTGAACGTGGTCAAGTATTGGCTAAACCAGGTTCCATCAACCCACATACAAAATTCAAAGCAGAAGTATACGTATTGACTAAAGAAGAAGGTGGTCGTCATACTCCATTCTTCTCCAACTACCGTCCACAATTCTACTTCCGTACAACAGACGTAACAGGTGTTGTAAACCTTCCTGAAGGTGTAGAAATGTGTATGCCTGGCGATAACGTAACAATGGAAATCGAATTGATTACTCCAATCGCTATCGAAGAAGGTCTTCGTTTCGCGATCCGCGAAGGTGGCCATACAGTAGGCGCTGGCGTAGTAACAGAAATCGAAGGTTAA
- the brxF gene encoding BREX-3 system P-loop-containing protein BrxF, with protein sequence MVTVQDVKERWEKIQGDDERILFIVGGPGSGKSLLIRELSEQKGWKYLEAKQLIEEEFLLVPRDERPQLAEEVICRALSRSDTEVVLLDGINVFFAPILNLKPFELLKTISKKYPIVVGWRGHIEGDQLYLEHNNNPKHAVVSIAHPDHVIAID encoded by the coding sequence ATGGTTACTGTACAAGATGTAAAAGAACGTTGGGAAAAGATTCAAGGTGATGATGAACGTATATTGTTTATCGTTGGTGGTCCAGGTTCTGGTAAAAGTTTGCTAATTCGTGAATTGTCTGAGCAGAAGGGCTGGAAATACTTGGAAGCTAAGCAACTCATTGAGGAAGAGTTTTTGCTCGTGCCTCGTGATGAACGGCCTCAATTAGCGGAAGAAGTTATTTGCCGTGCTCTTAGCCGTAGCGATACGGAAGTAGTCTTGCTAGATGGCATTAATGTATTCTTTGCACCTATCTTAAATCTAAAACCATTTGAGTTGTTAAAAACTATTAGTAAGAAGTATCCTATTGTCGTTGGCTGGCGTGGACATATTGAAGGGGACCAGTTGTACTTAGAACATAACAATAATCCTAAACATGCTGTAGTTAGTATTGCACATCCAGATCATGTTATTGCAATCGACTAA
- the hypB gene encoding hydrogenase nickel incorporation protein HypB — protein sequence MQVQVKTNVLAKNDAIAEALQQLFKEKNIFVFNLLGSPGAGKTSLLEATLQDLKKDYRLAVIEGDLFTAKDAKRIHELGVPVIQINTVGGCHLDAQMIQDALGDLNLDDLDMIIIENVGNLVCPAEFEIGESMKVTILSVTEGEDKPLKYPLIFKESKAILINKIDLLPYVPFKKEQAIQDIRNLNPNGEIFEVSCTAHNGLETWLNWLRAQLENNR from the coding sequence ATGCAAGTTCAAGTTAAAACTAATGTACTGGCAAAAAACGATGCTATTGCAGAGGCTTTACAACAGTTGTTTAAGGAAAAGAATATATTTGTATTTAATCTGTTAGGTTCACCTGGGGCAGGTAAGACTTCCCTTTTGGAGGCAACCCTACAAGATTTAAAAAAGGATTATCGCTTAGCCGTTATTGAAGGCGATTTATTTACGGCAAAGGATGCTAAGCGTATTCATGAGTTGGGTGTGCCTGTTATTCAGATTAATACGGTTGGTGGGTGCCATCTCGATGCACAGATGATTCAAGATGCCTTAGGTGATCTGAATCTTGATGACCTCGATATGATTATTATCGAAAATGTAGGAAATTTAGTGTGCCCTGCGGAATTTGAGATTGGTGAAAGCATGAAAGTAACGATTTTATCTGTTACCGAAGGTGAAGATAAGCCCCTTAAGTATCCGTTAATCTTTAAAGAGTCTAAGGCCATCCTTATTAACAAGATTGATTTATTGCCTTATGTGCCTTTCAAAAAGGAGCAGGCAATACAAGATATCCGTAATTTAAATCCAAATGGAGAAATTTTTGAAGTAAGTTGCACGGCCCACAACGGTCTTGAAACATGGTTGAATTGGTTGCGTGCACAGTTGGAGAATAATCGATGA
- a CDS encoding hydrogenase maturation nickel metallochaperone HypA/HybF, protein MHEMSIAEGILDVALDTLRQHDATVIHSIQLDLGLMSGVEPDSLLFCWEAITKGTPAEGSRIEINTVPIEGKCLDCDKIFFVKNYTFICPYCDSHFVQTIGGRELQVTSMDID, encoded by the coding sequence ATGCATGAGATGTCTATAGCAGAAGGTATTCTTGATGTAGCGCTCGATACCTTACGTCAACATGATGCGACAGTCATTCATTCTATTCAACTAGACTTAGGTTTAATGAGTGGGGTAGAACCGGATTCATTGCTATTTTGTTGGGAAGCCATTACGAAGGGAACACCTGCGGAAGGCTCACGCATAGAAATCAATACAGTTCCTATTGAAGGAAAGTGTTTAGATTGTGATAAAATATTTTTTGTAAAAAATTATACGTTTATTTGTCCTTATTGTGACAGTCATTTCGTACAAACTATAGGCGGTCGCGAGTTACAAGTGACCTCTATGGATATCGATTGA